TTCTTCCTCAGGCTTCTTCATTTCTCCaggaggaaacaaaacacagatatttttgttttgctttggttttattccaccatttatttattctgtttctCCCTCGGATTTCCATCCCCGTGCTCGGGACACACATACACGTTCTCTACACAGGCACACATATATCTGTATGTGCAGTAAGGCACAACCACTCACACCCACTGTGCTGAGAGAAGAAACAGGGGGCAGCCAGCGATTGCAGCCTGCCCTGGAATACAAGCTACAGCAAGCAGATTAAAATGGATTCAAAGGCAACAATGCTCCACAGCATGGCTCAAAAGGGTGTGGAGGTCGTGTCTGCCAACCAGCCCATGATAATTGAGGAGGGCAAgcgctgctggctcccagcaaGCATGACCTCAGTCCACGTCACAGTATGGACATTTTCTGTGTGGCCAACACAGCTTCAGGCACCGCTGTCAGGAAACTGGTCAAGTGAGGGTCTGACATCCAGCTTCCCCCAAATATCCTCCAGATTTAAACTGTAGTGACTGCTAGCCCATGACTTTTAGTAGCCCAAGAGTGAATGCGAATCTAGTACAGGGCACAAGTACTTTGGAGGGACTGGCTGCCCGAGCTTCACCAATTCAGCCAGGCAATGCCAATGGAAATTCAGGCAGCTAAGACTTCTTCTTTGACCAGCACAAAATTAATTGGCTGTTTCCAGGAAGCTGGGATGCTTTCTGTAATGAGTGGCTCTTGGTGGCCACACACCAGAAGTTTCAAAACAGACTAGGTAGGGTTTGGAAGTGAGAAAGACTGATGGACAAGCAGCCCTTCTAAATCTGGACTGGAGCCCAGAGCCAGATAAGAGAACCTGCCCTATTGACCTACTCAGCACGTCTTTTCTTTGCATACAATCTGCTGGTTGTCATTTTCCACCACACTAAAAGCACCCCAAAGCTGAAGCACACAGGACCTACCAGCCTACCACAGGTGCCTGTTTCACAGATCAGCCCCACTTcaaagggattttatttttatattttatatatttttatgatcAATGTTCTAGGAGTTTTCCCTGTATGCAGGGTTCACATTGTCTGACATACAGCACATATGGAGAAAACAAAGCTGTTTCCTATTGTTAAAACATTATTTACTGAAGTTTTTAAACTCAAAGTCCTTTAAAAGAAGCTACCAAAAAGGCAGTGtacatgtatgtatgtatgtaacTGATGAACTTCATCTAAGACCAAtgcagaggagaagaaaaagacattttggaGCAGGATGAAGAAGCAGAAGGACCATGAGTGGTGGTGGCTGTTGCCTCCAGGACAGTGGGTATCAGGTCTCTCAGTCCCCACGTATCATCAAGGAACACCAGCCAACACCTGAGTTTTGAACCCTGAAGAGATTGCAAACAGTCTCCTGTTCCAGCTGTCCCAAAACATGATGGTGCAAAGCAGAGAGCCAGAGAGTGGCCACTCAGCTCTGTGATGAGTCTGGACCTCAGGGGATTTCTGcattctgctcctctcctgccacTGAAGGTTTTCCAGTAGCTTCCATCTCGATCGGGTTAGATGGCTCCTATCCACATGTTAAGTCTCCTCTGCCCTGATTGAGTGTGTCCTTTTGAGAGGGGAAAATAAGtaaggaaataatgaaaaataatcatGAGTCTAAGCAAAGACAGTGCTGGGAAGTCCTGGGGGTACTTTGGTGGTTTCTGTGCTAGGAGGCAAAGGTGAGCTGCAGCCTGACCACGGGAAtccttccttcagctgctccttgccaAACCAAGGAAGCATTTGAAGAGGAGGTGGTTGAGGTGGGACAAGACACATCCTCAGGCATCTGTGGCTATGTCATCAGTGGTTACAGAACACAGAAGGAGGAGCATGAAACAAGGCCTGCTTCAGCCAGTGGAAATCCTCTTTTATTTCAGTGGCAAAGGCCCATGCTTGCATGCTTTCAGAGCTGATCATGAAACTGGTGTGCCCTGGGTTTGCTGGCAAAGCTAACAAGCTCAACACATAGggaatatacatatatatatatatatatgtacacatgtATACATACATGTGCACACATATAAATAGTTATATGTAAGGAGTCATATTGATATAGCGTATACATGGCAACTGCTGGGGAAATGTGCATTTTACTGCAAGTACTTTCAGATTGCTTTCAAAACAGCAATGCAGGAGGGTGCCTGGTGAGCAGAGCCTCTCCATTATACTGAATGCACAATcagctttgcttcttttccatcCTCTCTGTAACACCCCCCATGAGAGCTGGTTGTTTTGAGTACCCTGCTTCACAGTCTCTGCACGCCTGAGATCTGAGGCTTTGACATATGGGGAGCAGCAAAATCACTGTTGTGTTCTGTCACAGTTGCCATTTTTGCTAACAGCAAAACCCTCAGGTGCCTCAGGAGCCACCATCACGCTGGCCCATCTTACCTGTGTGTCACAGCTACGCTGTGCCCTGGTCCTGCGTGACTGACACTGAAGGCTCGCTGGCAGTCCCTAATCCCACTGCATCCTGCAATGGCTCAGGTGCCAGCGCTGTTTCCTCAGTGTCTGACgttctctgtgtgtctgtgctgtcaCTGCTTTCCTTTGTTTCACATTCagcttcctccttctccttgtcTCCCTTTCCTTGTTCACAGGCAGTGCTTTGCTGCTCTTCTCCCTGGGGACTGTCACACATCTCATTGTTTCCAGAGGGAGGCTGAGGAGAGTTCTCCTCTCCTGGGCCATCATGACAcacttcctcctcctttgtATTCCCTGTGTTATTCTTGCAAGGAGTAATTTCCTCTGcctgtttttccccttttcccctatCTTCTGATCCACTGGATGCTCTCTTTGACGGGGGCTTCTCATCAGACTCTGCCTGTCTCTTCTGCTCTTTGTTCCCCTTCTCTTCATCCTCTGATCTGCTGGATCCCGTCCTTGATGCTGGCTTCTCATCAGACCCTGCCTGtttcttttgctctttgctCCCCATTTCCACCTCCTCTGTCTTGCCATTGGGCCCAAAGACCTCATCTTCCCTGGCACCATTTTCTGGAGAGGACAAGCTGACCCCTAGATCTTCCCCGTCTCCGTACTCGGACAGAGATCTTCGGAACCTCCGGGAGGGAGGCCGGCGCTTTATGGATCCTCGCGTCCGCACCTGGGGGGCAGGGAAAGCAGACAGCAAAGCCGTCAAGAGAGGGGCAGTGGAAAGCAGGAAACCACAACAGAGGAAAATGCCACTGGATGTACCAGCCTTTTCTGCTCTTGGCAGATTGAGGAAGGAGTCTGAACTCCAGCTAGTGATGGTCAATGCAGGTTATAGCTCCTCACTTAAGTGCTGAGCGCTCTGGTGACACCTGTGAAACTGAGAAACTCTGTGTGGCTCCCCAAACTGAGCCTCAGCCACCTCAGACATTTGCTGGCGTGTGGCACCACCAGCTCACAGCACCCCCTGGCACCCTCCACCCCATTCCTGCCAAGCTGAGGTGACTGAGGCCtgcccctccatcccttccttCCCACACACTGGCAGAGAGGAGACTCCACACAGCTGCACTGAAAGGCTGTTTGGAACCTGCTGCACTAATCTTCTTTCTTGGCCACAAATACACAGCCttacagcaggacagagggctcagcctcctcttcctcctcatccccagGCAATAAGCAAACCTTGTGGAATGGAGAAGTCCTAGCACATATTGCCTACCTTGTTGTAGAACTGCAGCTGAGTGCTCTCTGGGGGCTGATCAAAGCTGACTGGCGTCTcgctgggctgggactgggtcCCTGGGCTGGTGGGCGTTGAGGGAGGTGTGCTGAATGGAGAAACCAGGACTTTCATCCCAGGGCTTTTGGGAGACACTCccggcagcagagcagctggagcaaaaGCCAGATTGGCCTGCAATGAAAAACGCCTATCAGGAGCATGCGGGACAGCAGCGTGTGCTACACACAACAGCCACACAGGGgaacccctgccctgccacatcTCTCAGCTGTCACAAGCCACAGACCTCCTGGCTGTGCGTTCCTCCTGGTGACACTGTCAACAAACAAGCCTgggcagagaagctgtgactggACATTTgtccttccctggcagctggAACTCAGGACATGTTCTTTTGTCATCCTGAGGCCTTTTGGATTTTTCCAGTGACCCGGCCAATACACCACAGTGCAGtggctgagctggcagaaaaTCTGAACAAGCAGCCAGCAATGGTTCAAGATTTAACCCTCCTTCATGTGCCCAACAGGAGCTTGCATTTTCCAGCCTGATCTTGCAGAATGACCTGTGCAGCTGTGAGAAGACCATGGAAAGCAGCGAGCTTGTGATTAACTGTGGCAAAACATTTCCTGCTGGCCTCTCACTGGGAAGCTCCCCTAGGCAAATGTCCTTGGGTGCATCAGGAGGGACAGTACTATGAATAGGGTCAGGTTTTGTCAGGGTGgccaggaggctctggagcgACACgtgctgctgggacaggcagctggcaggggcagggcactCTGTCTTCAGGCCAGAGTGCT
The nucleotide sequence above comes from Molothrus aeneus isolate 106 chromosome 2, BPBGC_Maene_1.0, whole genome shotgun sequence. Encoded proteins:
- the RCSD1 gene encoding capZ-interacting protein isoform X2 — encoded protein: MENRPAETNSEVDKSASPSVAQLAGKFKEQAASIPGKEKRSPNACPIPKVKVKSSPMIEKLQANLAFAPAALLPGVSPKSPGMKVLVSPFSTPPSTPTSPGTQSQPSETPVSFDQPPESTQLQFYNKVRTRGSIKRRPPSRRFRRSLSEYGDGEDLGVSLSSPENGAREDEVFGPNGKTEEVEMGSKEQKKQAGSDEKPASRTGSSRSEDEEKGNKEQKRQAESDEKPPSKRASSGSEDRGKGEKQAEEITPCKNNTGNTKEEEVCHDGPGEENSPQPPSGNNEMCDSPQGEEQQSTACEQGKGDKEKEEAECETKESSDSTDTQRTSDTEETALAPEPLQDAVGLGTASEPSVSVTQDQGTA
- the RCSD1 gene encoding capZ-interacting protein isoform X1, translating into MENRPAETNSEVDKSASPSVAQLAGKFKEQAASIPGKEVPPHKPTRRKPPCSLPLYSHKTETSDNDEQKRSPNACPIPKVKVKSSPMIEKLQANLAFAPAALLPGVSPKSPGMKVLVSPFSTPPSTPTSPGTQSQPSETPVSFDQPPESTQLQFYNKVRTRGSIKRRPPSRRFRRSLSEYGDGEDLGVSLSSPENGAREDEVFGPNGKTEEVEMGSKEQKKQAGSDEKPASRTGSSRSEDEEKGNKEQKRQAESDEKPPSKRASSGSEDRGKGEKQAEEITPCKNNTGNTKEEEVCHDGPGEENSPQPPSGNNEMCDSPQGEEQQSTACEQGKGDKEKEEAECETKESSDSTDTQRTSDTEETALAPEPLQDAVGLGTASEPSVSVTQDQGTA